Proteins encoded in a region of the Enterococcus gilvus ATCC BAA-350 genome:
- the nth gene encoding endonuclease III: MLNKEKTMEALSRMYEMFPRAIGELHSDSPFQLLIAVILSAQATDVSVNKATPALFAAYPTPEALAQAPMDDIVAKIRTIGLYRNKAKNIKACAQMLLDNYGGIVPASREELVKLPGVGRKTANVVLGDAFGVPAIAVDTHVERVTKRLRICKLNASVTEVEATLMRKIPKELWVKSHHTLIFFGRYHCTARSPKCEICPLLDMCQDGKDRLKATRN, encoded by the coding sequence ATGCTTAATAAAGAAAAAACAATGGAAGCTCTCTCACGAATGTACGAAATGTTTCCAAGAGCAATTGGGGAGCTGCATTCAGATTCTCCTTTTCAACTCTTAATCGCTGTTATTCTAAGCGCCCAAGCGACGGATGTTTCCGTGAATAAAGCCACACCTGCACTATTTGCAGCCTATCCCACTCCAGAGGCGTTAGCACAGGCACCTATGGACGACATTGTTGCGAAAATTCGAACGATCGGTCTTTACCGAAACAAGGCCAAAAATATTAAGGCTTGTGCACAGATGCTACTAGATAATTACGGTGGTATTGTACCAGCATCTCGTGAAGAATTGGTAAAGCTACCGGGCGTCGGACGCAAAACAGCGAATGTTGTGCTTGGAGATGCTTTTGGTGTCCCAGCAATTGCTGTTGATACGCATGTAGAACGGGTTACTAAACGACTACGCATTTGCAAGCTGAACGCGTCTGTTACTGAAGTGGAGGCCACCTTAATGCGCAAGATTCCAAAAGAATTATGGGTAAAAAGCCACCACACATTAATTTTTTTTGGAAGGTATCATTGCACGGCTAGAAGTCCTAAATGTGAAATTTGTCCGCTGTTGGATATGTGTCAAGATGGGAAAGACAGATTAAAAGCCACTCGAAACTAG
- a CDS encoding PBP1A family penicillin-binding protein, with protein MANPSRSQKSKRTPQGKKPAQKSKQNRHIGLKVAIAVVGLLCVALLTGIGIFFFYVKDAPTLTDKKLEATVSSKLLDKDGNIFEDLGAEKREKVEADKIPQELDDAIVSVEDRRFFKHNGVDPVRIAGSALHNITNRGGLQGGSTLTQQLIKLSFFSTTTEEADKTLRRKAQEAWLAIQLEKKHSKQEILTYYINKVYMANGLYGMETAAETYFGKELQHLSVAQTALLAGMPQAPNSYDPYKHPDAAKERRDTVLYTMLNNKKISQEEYDKATKEPIDQGLIPLPADNQERKVSDNYVKEVIAQVEAKTGKNVYTDGLDIYTNLDKDAQNRLYSIVNGDEYVQYPDEKFQVAATLIDSKTGNVTAQIGGRNIADDVYLGMNRAVNTTRDFGSTVKPITDYGPAFEYKKFSTAETRFKDEPYRYEGTQTEVKNWDNSYQGTITLRQALYDSRNVPAVKLFNEVGPENVSKFLKKLGIEYKDIQQANAISSNTETQDGTKYGISTEKMAAAYAAFANGGTYNEPLYINKIKYQDGSEQTFSNKGEKAMEPYTAYMITDILKDVISRGTGTYAQIPNLFQAGKTGTSNYTDDELAKIPHAGAIEPDVMFTGFTPNYSLSIWTGYDDRMTPITSESENTAQLIYKEFMSYVSQNVPNVDWTMPDDVLRSGNELYVKGASYTPVQPNRTGQSSYYNSYSSQTTMPSSSTAQSSVSESSTIAPPASSSEPVPPSSSSSAPAPTPPPSSSAAPEPQPSQPSSSASQPAPTPGNNGTPPSSN; from the coding sequence ATGGCTAATCCCTCACGTTCGCAAAAAAGTAAGCGAACCCCTCAAGGAAAGAAACCTGCACAAAAAAGTAAACAGAATCGCCACATTGGGTTAAAAGTTGCAATCGCAGTCGTTGGCTTGCTCTGTGTAGCATTGCTCACAGGTATAGGCATCTTTTTCTTCTATGTTAAAGACGCGCCAACATTAACTGATAAAAAATTAGAGGCGACTGTTTCTTCGAAGCTTTTAGATAAAGATGGAAACATTTTTGAAGACCTCGGAGCAGAAAAAAGAGAAAAAGTTGAGGCTGATAAGATTCCACAGGAATTGGATGATGCAATCGTTTCGGTTGAAGATCGCCGTTTCTTTAAACATAACGGTGTAGACCCCGTACGTATTGCAGGTTCAGCATTGCACAATATTACAAATCGAGGAGGCCTTCAAGGAGGAAGCACCTTGACGCAGCAATTAATCAAACTCTCCTTCTTCTCAACAACTACTGAGGAAGCGGATAAGACCTTGCGTCGGAAAGCTCAAGAAGCTTGGTTGGCCATTCAATTAGAAAAGAAACATTCAAAACAAGAAATTTTAACTTATTACATTAATAAAGTTTATATGGCAAATGGTCTATATGGGATGGAAACAGCTGCTGAAACCTACTTTGGAAAAGAGTTACAGCATTTAAGCGTAGCGCAGACGGCTCTGCTTGCTGGTATGCCTCAAGCACCTAATTCATATGACCCTTATAAGCATCCTGATGCTGCAAAAGAACGTCGTGACACTGTCTTATATACAATGTTAAACAATAAAAAAATTTCTCAAGAAGAATACGATAAAGCGACCAAAGAACCCATTGATCAAGGATTGATACCTTTACCGGCGGATAATCAAGAGAGAAAAGTATCTGATAATTACGTTAAAGAAGTTATCGCACAAGTTGAAGCGAAAACCGGAAAAAATGTGTATACGGATGGTTTAGACATCTACACGAATTTAGACAAGGATGCACAAAATCGTCTATATTCTATTGTAAATGGTGACGAGTACGTTCAATATCCTGATGAAAAATTCCAAGTTGCTGCGACACTGATCGATTCCAAGACCGGAAATGTTACAGCACAAATCGGCGGACGAAATATTGCTGATGACGTTTATTTAGGTATGAATCGTGCGGTGAATACTACACGGGATTTTGGTTCAACTGTTAAGCCGATAACTGATTACGGCCCGGCTTTCGAGTACAAAAAATTCTCAACGGCTGAAACACGTTTCAAAGATGAGCCTTATCGTTACGAAGGAACTCAGACAGAAGTTAAAAACTGGGACAATTCATATCAAGGGACCATCACTTTACGTCAGGCACTTTATGACTCTCGAAATGTCCCTGCAGTCAAATTATTTAACGAAGTGGGACCCGAAAATGTTTCTAAATTTTTGAAAAAATTAGGTATTGAATACAAAGATATTCAACAAGCCAATGCCATATCAAGTAATACTGAAACACAGGATGGAACAAAGTATGGTATTTCTACTGAAAAAATGGCTGCTGCTTACGCTGCCTTCGCTAATGGCGGAACATATAATGAACCCCTTTATATCAATAAAATCAAATATCAGGACGGGTCAGAACAAACGTTCTCAAATAAAGGCGAGAAAGCAATGGAACCGTACACTGCATACATGATTACTGATATTTTAAAGGATGTTATCTCAAGAGGGACTGGAACATATGCTCAAATCCCGAATCTTTTCCAAGCTGGTAAAACAGGTACTTCAAATTATACAGATGACGAGTTAGCGAAGATACCTCATGCCGGTGCTATTGAGCCAGATGTTATGTTCACAGGATTTACACCAAATTATTCATTATCAATTTGGACTGGTTATGACGATCGCATGACTCCTATTACCTCAGAATCAGAGAATACTGCACAACTCATTTACAAAGAATTCATGAGCTATGTTTCTCAAAATGTTCCGAATGTTGATTGGACAATGCCTGATGATGTGCTTCGAAGTGGGAATGAACTTTATGTAAAAGGCGCCTCTTATACACCTGTTCAACCAAATCGGACTGGTCAAAGTTCATACTACAATTCTTATTCTAGTCAGACGACCATGCCATCAAGCAGCACAGCGCAGTCGAGTGTTTCTGAGTCATCTACGATCGCGCCGCCAGCAAGCAGCAGCGAGCCAGTGCCTCCTAGTAGCTCATCTTCTGCTCCTGCGCCCACACCGCCACCATCATCATCGGCGGCTCCTGAGCCACAGCCATCTCAACCGTCGTCAAGTGCTAGTCAGCCGGCACCGACACCGGGAAATAATGGCACACCGCCATCAAGTAATTAA
- the recU gene encoding Holliday junction resolvase RecU, whose translation MTFHYPNGQSFSQKNPRERSLKKETTFANRGMRFEEAINQSNEYYLTHDKAVVHKKPTPLQIVKVDYPKRSAAVIKEAYFRQPSTTDYNGVYRGYYLDFEAKETKNKTSFPLKNFHQHQIAHMEQCLKQKAVCFILLWFSSLNRCFFLSSEELINYWNRQETGKKSLPLELIEAVGIEIKPQIAPRIPYLEAVEQYLAKRSLTNG comes from the coding sequence ATGACCTTTCACTACCCTAACGGTCAATCATTTTCACAAAAGAATCCACGGGAACGATCCTTAAAAAAAGAAACAACTTTTGCCAATCGCGGTATGCGCTTTGAGGAAGCAATTAATCAAAGCAACGAATACTACTTAACCCATGATAAGGCAGTTGTCCATAAAAAGCCAACGCCGCTTCAGATCGTTAAGGTTGATTATCCTAAACGTAGTGCAGCAGTAATTAAAGAGGCCTATTTTAGGCAACCTTCTACTACGGATTATAATGGCGTTTATCGTGGATACTATTTAGATTTTGAAGCGAAGGAAACGAAAAATAAAACTTCTTTTCCGCTCAAAAATTTTCATCAGCATCAAATTGCTCATATGGAACAGTGTTTGAAACAAAAAGCAGTGTGCTTTATCTTGCTTTGGTTTTCAAGTCTAAATCGTTGTTTTTTTCTTTCTTCTGAAGAACTGATAAACTATTGGAACAGACAAGAAACAGGGAAAAAATCACTTCCGCTTGAGTTGATTGAAGCAGTTGGCATCGAAATCAAACCGCAAATTGCACCAAGAATCCCATATTTGGAAGCAGTGGAACAATATCTCGCAAAAAGGAGTTTAACAAATGGCTAA
- a CDS encoding DUF1273 domain-containing protein → MNDTIQRLYVTGYQSFELGIFSDNDPRVQVIKNVLKRELIALIENGLEWVMISGSLGTEIWSGQLVNELKDEYPELKLAIVFPFEGFGSNWKEQNQLYLSELVQTADFVDSVSHHPYQNPGQFKNHVSFLLHHTDATLLVYDTEYPGKSKFFLRDIEKFQEQNSYELLTITMDDLENSSDFGDSV, encoded by the coding sequence ATGAATGACACAATACAGCGATTATACGTAACTGGATACCAAAGCTTTGAGCTAGGAATTTTCAGCGACAATGACCCTCGAGTACAAGTAATTAAAAATGTATTAAAGAGAGAATTGATAGCATTAATTGAGAATGGATTGGAATGGGTCATGATCAGTGGAAGTTTGGGAACCGAAATTTGGTCAGGGCAACTTGTTAACGAATTAAAGGATGAGTATCCTGAACTTAAATTAGCGATTGTTTTTCCTTTTGAGGGTTTTGGAAGTAATTGGAAAGAACAAAATCAATTATATTTAAGCGAGCTTGTGCAGACGGCAGATTTTGTTGATTCTGTAAGTCATCATCCGTATCAAAATCCTGGACAATTTAAAAATCACGTAAGTTTTCTATTGCATCATACAGATGCTACATTACTAGTATATGATACTGAATATCCTGGTAAGAGCAAATTTTTCCTGAGAGATATTGAAAAATTCCAAGAACAGAATTCTTATGAATTGCTTACAATCACTATGGATGATTTAGAAAATTCCTCAGACTTTGGGGATAGTGTTTGA